Proteins found in one Pseudochaenichthys georgianus chromosome 13, fPseGeo1.2, whole genome shotgun sequence genomic segment:
- the LOC117456995 gene encoding multidrug and toxin extrusion protein 1-like has product MLLHQDARRKAPLLMDVQVKRLMLLSRILNYLLPFVVTMFCGRLGNEVMAGYGLACATINVTTAATGTGLGLACDTLVSQTFGGKNLRRVGVILLLFCLPCWGLLINAQAILLCMGQSPEVTRIAQLYITAFLPAVPAMFLHQLQVSYLQNQGIILPQMYTAALANIANLVTNYIFIYWLDLGVSGSAAANALSQIYICGFLFAYIRWKKLHVETWGGWSVESLHEWGSYMKLAVPSTMMTCFEWWVYEFVGFFAGMLGEDELAAQDVVNMVAFITYLVLTTTH; this is encoded by the exons ATGCTTCTGCACCAAGATGCCCGTCGCAAAGCCCCCCTTCTCATGGACGTGCAGGTGAAACGGCTGATG CTGCTCTCTCGAATCCTCAACTACCTGTTGCCATTTGTGGTTACAATGTTCTGTGGGCGTCTGGGAAATGAAGTGATGGCTGGCTATGGATTAGCTTGTGCT accattaatgtcaccACTGCAGCAACAGGAACTGGTCTGGGGCTGGCGTGTGACACTTTGGTGTCTCAG ACATTTGGTGGTAAGAATCTGCGTCGGGTGGGAGTGATCCTGCTGTTGTTCTGTCTGCCCTGCTGGGGTCTGCTCATTAATGCTCAGGCCATCCTATTGTGCATGGGCCAGAGCCCTGAAGTGACCAG AATAGCCCAGCTGTATATTACAGCCTTTCTTCCTGCCGTACCA GCAATGTTTCTCCATCAGCTTCAGGTGTCTTATTTGCAGAACCAG GGTATAATATTGCCACAAATGTACACTGCTGCTTTGGCAAACATAGCAAACCTGGTGACAAACTACATCTTCATTTACTGGCTGGATCTGGGTGTAAG CGGATCTGCAGCAGCCAATGCTCTGTCTCAGATTTACATCTGTGGATTTCTGTTTGCTTACATTCGCTGGAAGAAGCTCCATGTAGAAACATGGGGAG GCTGGTCTGTAGAATCGCTGCACGAGTGGGGCTCCTACATGAAACTGGCTGTTCCCAGTACAATGATGACATGTTTCGAGTGGTGGGTTTATGAGTTTGTTGGATTTTTTGCAG GAATGCTGGGTGAAGACGAGCTGGCAGCCCAAGATGTTGTGAATATGGTGGCTTTCATCACCTACCTGGTACTAACTACAACTCATTAA